The Proteiniphilum propionicum genome contains the following window.
AGTTCTGGGAACGAAACGATAGTTTTACCAGTCCTTCCTCTTCTCGGATGAATGTAGAAAATATGATATTTTTGATGCTGAGCGGATAATTTACAAATCCCTCTGTATCACCTTTGTTGATGCGAAATTGTCCCTGGTCGTCCTTTGAGAGGTATAGAAGGGCAGCATGAAGTTCAGGATAAATCTCCATTCTCTGCGACAGTGTGAAGCCTAAAAGGCGAAACCTGTTTTCAGTAAAGTTGTGAAATACCCGCGAATAGATGGTATCCTTGTCTATTTTTTTACGCAGCAACATGCTGATGATCTCAAATATCTCAGGATCACTTGAGTTGTAGGTGAACCCGCCGGTATCTGTCATCATGCCGCAATAGATACATTCCGCCCCGGCTTGTGTTATCTCGTCATATTTTCCGGCTTGAAAGAGCAGCCTGAATATGAGTTCACTTGTGGAGGATATTTCGGGATGAGATACAATTATATCGAAGTTATCACCGGGGAAAGGGTGGTGGTCGATAAGAATTTTTTTCGCTAGTGAATTTTCGAGGAAGGGCGCCATGTCTCCAACTCTTTTTGAGATGTTGTAATCGAGAGCAAAAATCAGATCAGCCGACCGAAGTATATGTTGCCCGGCTGCGGGATTGTATTCATACACTTCAACTTCGTTTGCACCCTCCATCCATTTAAGAAAATAGGGAAAGGAGTTGGGGACAATAATCCTCACCTTTTTTCTCTTTGCCTTCAGATAATGAAATAAAGCAAGAGAGGCTCCCAACGCATCTCCATCGGGGGAGAGGTGAGTGGTGATAACGATCTTTTCGGACCTGTCGACAGACTCCATTATCTGCTTCACTCTCTTGGGTTTGATAACATGGGAGATGGATTTTGTAAAGTTCATTTTAATCTGCACCCTTTAGATGATGAGCGACAAAATTACTAAAAATTTACTGAAAAAGCCCCGTTTTGCGCCACATCGTGAACCTTTATACCCAACCGGATGCATTCCATCTCCATTTTTTTTGCTGTAAAACGCGGTAGAGAGCTGTCCAAAACAATTGTGGACGGGTTAAAAATGTTATGTATTTGTTCAATATTAAAATATCTTTTTTGCGAAAGTATAAGTATATCAG
Protein-coding sequences here:
- a CDS encoding DHH family phosphoesterase, translated to MNFTKSISHVIKPKRVKQIMESVDRSEKIVITTHLSPDGDALGASLALFHYLKAKRKKVRIIVPNSFPYFLKWMEGANEVEVYEYNPAAGQHILRSADLIFALDYNISKRVGDMAPFLENSLAKKILIDHHPFPGDNFDIIVSHPEISSTSELIFRLLFQAGKYDEITQAGAECIYCGMMTDTGGFTYNSSDPEIFEIISMLLRKKIDKDTIYSRVFHNFTENRFRLLGFTLSQRMEIYPELHAALLYLSKDDQGQFRINKGDTEGFVNYPLSIKNIIFSTFIREEEGLVKLSFRSQNSFPCNEFAAEFFNGGGHLNASGGEHIGSLEEALRIFSDGLKAYEDKLRKANNEL